The proteins below come from a single Zea mays cultivar B73 chromosome 8, Zm-B73-REFERENCE-NAM-5.0, whole genome shotgun sequence genomic window:
- the LOC103636104 gene encoding cytochrome P450 72A14, whose product MFLGALFAAVTTSAPAARSLLVYGVPGLVLLWQGGRLLSRLWREPRRLERALRAQGLRGTSYRFLTGDLREFGRLNKEAWARPPLPLGCHDIVPRVTPFLCGNVREHGKTCFSWFGPIPNVTITDPALVRDVLSNKFGHFGKPQFPALTKLLSDGLTSHEGEKWVRHRRILNPAFHLEKLRLMLPTFSACCEELVGRWAARCLGPDGGSCELDVWPELQALTGDVISRTAFGSSYLEGRRIFELQSEQAERFVGAIQKIVIPGYMYLPTKNNRRMRQINKEVNSILRGVVGKRMRAMAMREGGESTTGADDLLGLLLESNNTRHEGETGHGQQSALGMTIEDVIEECKLFYFAGMETTSVLLTWAMVLLSMHREWQDRAREEVTGLFGRDDNKPEYEGLSRLKTVNMILYETLRLYPPAVVFSRKAYKEMKVGGVTLPAGAIIEIPVLFIHHDPDTWGDDAHEFKPERFAEGVSRACNGASGAFIPFGWGPRTCIGQSFALLEAKMALCVILQRFEMELAPSYTHAPHTVMTLHPMHGAQIKLTAI is encoded by the exons ATGTTTCTGGGAGCTCTGTTCGCCGCGGTGACCACGTCGGCACCAGCAGCACGCAGCCTGCTGGTGTACGGTGTCCCTGGCCTCGTCCTGCTTTGGCAGGGCGGGCGGCTGCTGAGCAGGCTATGGCGGGAGCCTCGGCGGCTGGAGcgggctctgcgcgcgcagggtcTCCGCGGCACCTCGTACCGCTTCCTGACGGGCGATCTGAGGGAGTTCGGCCGCCTCAACAAGGAGGCTTGGGCCAGGCCGCCGCTGCCCCTGGGGTGCCACGACATCGTGCCCCGCGTCACGCCGTTCCTCTGCGGCAACGTCCGGGAGCACGGCAAGACGTGCTTCTCTTGGTTCGGGCCGATCCCCAACGTGACCATCACCGACCCGGCGCTGGTCAGGGACGTGCTCTCCAACAAGTTCGGCCACTTCGGGAAGCCCCAGTTCCCGGCCCTGACGAAGCTGCTCTCCGACGGGCTCACCAGCCACGAGGGCGAGAAATGGGTTAGGCACAGGAGGATCCTCAACCCTGCGTTCCATCTCGAGAAGCTCAGG ctcATGCTGCCTACGTTCTCTGCATGCTGCGAAGAGCTTGTCGGCAGATGGGCGGCGCGGTGCCTGGGTCCCGACGGCGGCTCGTGCGAGCTGGACGTCTGGCCGGAGCTCCAGGCCCTCACGGGGGATGTCATCTCCCGCACCGCGTTCGGCAGCAGCTACCTCGAAGGAAGAAGGATCTTCGAGCTCCAGTCCGAGCAAGCCGAGCGCTTCGTGGGTGCCATTCAGAAGATCGTGATCCCAGGCTACAT GTACTTGCCGACAAAAAACAACAGAAGGATGCGGCAGATCAACAAGGAGGTGAACTCGATTCTGCGAGGGGTGGTCGGGAAGAGGATGCGGGCTATGGCTATGAGAGAAGGCGGCGAAAGCACCACCGGCGCCGACGATCTCCTGGGCCTGCTGCTGGAGTCCAACAACACGAGGCACGAAGGCGAGACCGGCCACGGCCAGCAGTCCGCCCTTGGGATGACGATCGAAGATGTCATCGAGGAGTGCAAGCTGTTCTACTTCGCAGGGATGGAGACAACGTCGGTGCTGCTGACATGGGCCATGGTCCTGCTGAGCATGCACCGCGAGTGGCAGGACCGTGCGAGGGAGGAAGTGACTGGCCTGTTCGGGAGAGACGACAACAAGCCAGAGTACGAGGGACTGAGCCGCCTCAAAACA GTGAATATGATCCTCTACGAGACTCTCCGGCTATACCCGCCGGCCGTGGTGTTCAGCCGGAAGGCCTACAAGGAGATGAAGGTCGGAGGCGTGACGTTGCCGGCCGGCGCGATCATTGAGATCCCCGTCCTGTTCATCCACCACGACCCCGACACCTGGGGAGACGACGCGCACGAGTTCAAGCCGGAGAGGTTCGCCGAGGGGGTCTCCAGGGCGTGCAACGGCGCCTCGGGCGCGTTCATCCCGTTCGGCTGGGGCCCTCGCACGTGCATCGGCCAGAGCTTCGCGCTTCTCGAGGCCAAGATGGCGCTGTGCGTCATCCTTCAGCGGTTTGAGATGGAGCTCGCGCCGTCGTATACCCACGCGCCGCATACCGTCATGACGCTGCATCCGATGCACGGTGCGCAGATCAAGCTCACGGCGATCTGA